The sequence below is a genomic window from Ipomoea triloba cultivar NCNSP0323 chromosome 10, ASM357664v1.
AacagtcacaacttaaatatgttcgtccttctgtaaaggttattacaaataatttgaatttgaattgtattaccGTTTCTAGACATATTAATAGGTGTTCTtggaaaaatatattgtattaggaattgtaataacatattttaatgtataattgtagtatgaataggaattgtattatcatattttacaatattacacaaaccttaatagtatatgactattttgggcgggaagttaaaatagaagattttgtttttattaatagaatagaTTACGTTGTAGGAAAGTATATGTATTGTAATATTACGATTAATAATTTAtcctagaattgtattacgaataggaaagtaagaaagaatatatacattgtattaaaaattgtattactgtattttaatgtataattaccgtaccaataggaattgtattaccatattttacaatattaagcaaatcttaatagtataggactgttttgggcaagaagttaaaatagaggattttgtttttattaatagtatagataagaGTAATGGAGTGATACTTACTTTTCATCCACAACAATgaagtcattattattattatttttttaattcgtTCTTGAGACAAATTGTTTTGAGAATTTGTCAATGACAATTGCTACAATTGTTGTCAATAGAggatgataataaataattcaaaatatatggttacattagatattgttataataatatagtaaaagttaacttacaaatttctttagaagttttcgtgcattgataaaattctgagaatgatgtgtaaacttgaTTAATTGGAGCCAGTGGGATGTCAACATTGTCAATTCATTGGATAATGATCCTACCATTTAGAGTTCAGGTGTAGTTGTATTTCGGATCAACAACTTTGTAGTTAGGTCGCGCAGGTCTGACAAAgatgtaagaacaattttgttcgataaaaaaataatagtacaatatttgtaaagtaatgtacaattgtaccatTATCAAAATACatgcaaaaaatattaatgcCATAACGACCTAAATCATTCCCATTAAATCAAaagcataattgaaatattgagttttgttctaaataatcaaaagaagattaattaaacaaaaagaaaaagaaaaaaaattaacctaaatttgttttttaaaaatatgaaaaaaaaaatgatgttcaAGGTTccttatttataatatttgatgctcaactttgaatctTGTGTATTTAGTCGGGCTAATTATTGGACCAatgtttatattaaatttatattgtatttttaatacattctaACACattatattcatagtatatatttaacaattatgccaatttTGATTGGaatgaggttcgaaccttagacctttttttttttatagaaatcaatgagtaagttaagaataataaatagttaacggaatattttgttactaaagtttatactaacagAATGCGGGGTTATTTAAGctagggaagaaaataatataatagagagtaaaataagaaaattcattaaaaaatactaaaatacgaAATGGTTCGAGTAGCAACTACAaacttttttcataaataaaaaacttGCAATAATAGGTGTATCGTATAGTTGTGATGTTAATATGTTATCTTATAGCCCTTTGTGGTCAGAATTTGTGGAGTTGGGGCGGTGATTACTTTAGACGCTTTGGTAGCCGAATTAAACACCTGCGCTATTTATTGGATGTATTGAAAGAGAGTAGAAGGCCATCGATTGTTTCACAGTTCTTGGAAGCCGAAAATGAATTGGATATGTTACTAAGGCAGGAGGAGATGTACTGGAAACAGATATCTAAACAATTGTGGTTAAAGCATGGTGATTACAACACTAAATACTTTCACCGTTTTGTGTCCAATCATCGTCGCAATAATCACTTTACACGGCTTTTGAATCCTGATGGCGTGTGGGTTGAGGCAAATGATATGAATGTGAAGGTCCTTAGGTATTTTAATGAGATATTTTATTCTGCTGGTACTAGTTTAATCTGTTTTCTTAGATTCAATCTCGAGTAACTGAGGATATGAATATACAGTTACTGGAaccttttactattgatgaggTCAAAGTAGTTCTCTTTGATATGGCTCCTGAGAGAACTCCTGGTCCGAATGGTATTTCtccttctttctttcaacatttctGGCCAGTTGTGGGGCATGACCTATATATGTTTGTCTTAAATTATCTAAATACATGTACCTTCCCTGATGGCCTTAATGACACGAGGTTTTGGTGTTCCCCAAGGTGGCGCCTTTATGTGTCATGTTTCTTGCCGATTGAGAGGTAGATGTCACGTTTCTTGCAACCTGCGAAGCCACATGCGACCGATTAGTTCCTACCACCTCATTCATAGGAGACTTACCTTTTCTTTTGGCGTTACTACGGTCGACATTCGTTGGGTCAGCATCACTCGCCAACACCCCAAATCGGTTGTTGCTGCTGCGGTTCTTCGCAGCTTGATTTTTGTCCGCGTGACGATAGTTCTTCTGCCCACTAGGCTTATTCTTTTTGGTAACTAGCATCCATGAACCATCAGGTCTCTTGTCGCAGACCTTCTCCACAGTTTGGGTGTGTGGTTCGTTTGTTGCATCTCTTCATTCTCAACTTCAGATGCTGAATTCAGGTCCATGTTTGGCACCTCGCTTGTTTTGGACTTATTCAGAGGGCAAGATTGTTCGCGATGGCCAACAATGCCACATCCAAAACACACAACGTGTAAACCTTCATACTCCACGTATTGAACCTCATCCCTCACCCAAATCTCTGTCACTAGTGGCTTGTCAAGGTCCACCTCCACTACCGCTCTTGCAAAACGCCCTCTTTCCCTTGCCGTCGTTGTACGGTCCAGCTTTAACGGTTTTCCCACGTTTTCAAGAATCGACTTAACAATGTCATCCCTGAAGTATTCTACAAAGACATCAGGCAATCGAACCCAGACTGCCATTTTTGACAGCTTAGCCGTTCTAGGCTTTAACTCCGGTACCCAGCGTTGAACCAcaagataatattcaaaaattttCCATGGTCCATCAAGTAGAACATGGAGATAGTCCTTGCGGTTATCAAACCTTATAACAAAGCATCTGTAGTCTATGTCCATCATAGTATGCTTACCTTGTAAACGCCACAAGTTTGGAATCCGCTGGTTCAGAACATTGTAGTTGATATTCTTCCCCAGATACTTGATAATCAGGGCTAACTTCCATTCATTGCATAACTCTCTCCGGAGCTCTTTTGAGAACTTAACCCTTGGTCGTCCATCAAACTTGTCTTGCTCATCCATCTCGCAGTCGGACTCAATATATGGGTCCTCGAACGCCCAGTCGTGTTCGTTCGAGATGTGGGTCTCTTCACCATTGAAGGGGACTTGCGCGCTCACCGTGTCAGCAAAAGTTCGCTTCGTTGGCTTGAACTTCTTAGACGTCCTCTGATGACTTTCTCCTTCTTCCATAGTTTCATCCGATGATGGCACCACCGGCTCAGCCGGCGATGACATCGGCTCCACCCGCCGCAGACCGCCGCAACGGTACGAAGAGGAGGGAAGAACTTGCTTAAAATAAATTACGacgaaaaggaaaaaaaaaaacggaaaaGACTTAGAGAGAATATTCTCCatacttagggtgcgtttggttcgcacatggaaatcggaatcggaatgggtatcaaatacttggtaagggtaatgggttttggtgaaagtatttagcatgtttggtagttgggtggaatgggaatgattattaatagttggggaagaaatgaggaagtgaaatgaaacccttatttaataagggtacgagttttctcattaatggggtattccaaacccataatatcattctcaaaacctattaaccaaacactagcaatcattttcatacccattccctatgtctaaacccccaaccaaacacacccttaattggTTTAATCATAGCATTAGAATTATAATCGGAATAAAAAAACTtgctaaaatttattattattattattattattattaactaataGGTTGTGAGGGAGGCAATTATTAAAAAGTAGaggaaattattaaatttagttttaattataaagtaaaGTAGTATGTACACAAtacttctctttaaaaaaatatcaactacacactaaaaaatacagatttaatatattattatcacTTCATAATCTGCCAGTTTAACTATCTCTTCATAAGAAATAGTAGAGCTACAGTTTTCTACATCTgcaattgataattgataataataataaaagatagtaAAAGATTACAATAACTAACATCATATTAAAAATAGACTTCTACACCTACAAGATTAAAAAAGTTAACagaaattgattaaaaaatgcCACCAAGAATGTGGCAATGGACAACAGTTCCTCtatgtataaataataagatgcattttaataaaaaaaatagaaatctgATTGAAAAAAACcacactaacccaatcaactctaacaactatttagaaaacaccaaaaaaaactTTCTCAACACACTTCTTCTGCATACCTCAAACTCAGATTATGAGATTGAACAATCTTTTTCAAGAGAATCGACGAAGGACCCATCCTAAGATTTGGCGGCGGCGCCCATCATGGTCTAGCCGAACATCACCCTCTTTCAAATGGGGAACtccaaaaaaacaaatcatattgAAATCTTAGAATATCATATACCTTGTAACAATTAGCAATCGCTGGCTTCAAAACTCAATGGACCCGGTACTTTTTGAGCAAAGGAGATCGAGGCTACCTCATCGTGACCCAAACCAACCGGCATCATCATTGAATTTGCAACATACGAATTTTTGTTGCCTTATATCATCCACTATTTCTTTACATCACACAACCAAAATCAAAACCGTAAAAAACACATCCCTACTTTACGTGcatacaaattcaaaagataGAGTGCATAAATATACATACCTATAGGTGAGGAGAGAGGGTTTCAACATTCATAGATGATGTATATTTGTAACTATATTTAGTaacaaagagagaaagagagaagctATGAAGAGAGATGAAGCTAGAGTCGGAGATGGACTGCGGTAACAAAGAGAGAAAGAGCGAAGCCAAAATGCAAAggcataaaatactaaaatgatTGGGTGTGGTGtaaaatccaaaaatatatatcatgcaAAACCTACGTACAATTAGCATGCaacttaccttttttttttttaatgcaatttgcCGTTTTTAATGAGATCAATAGTTTGCCTTTTTTGtacacaatttaccttttttaatgagattaataattttactaaaatgtccCTGAGTTCGGACAAAAAAATAGCCAGgcacttttattattattattattattgttattattattattattattattatatatacatacacatatacacacacatatatagatatagagatatgtatatatatatatgtgtgtgtgtgtgtgtgtaatggTGGTTAAAACACGGGTAAATAGGAAAGAAATTGATGCCTGCATGGGTAGTTCAACTGGTCACAGGGTAAAGTTTGGGAGAAGGAAAGAAATTGATGAGGAGGGGGCATTTTGGGCCTAACCCATCCCAAACACtcccaattgttataccatggattagTGTCCACAGTGCACCGTTGTGGACCCTGGTTCTAAATGAcgtaattttgaattttaattttgacggcGATCGTTTGTTATTTAATTCAcgttacattttttttactgTAAAATATGTGTATGTGCCTTTTGTTATGTGTTTATGTCTCATGTTATGCAATTCTGTATCTTAAGCGTATAGATTTTGTACctgaaataaagtaaatataacatGTGCTCTTGTGTCTTATGCTATGCATTTTTGTGTTTTGCGTTATGtgtttttgtgtcttatgttatgcaaTTATGTACTTGaactaaagtaaatataaaacatgtgtATTTGTCTTCGGTAATGTGTTTCTGTGTATCATGTTATGCAATTATGTACCTTAAGCATATTGATTTTGTACTTAAAATTAATTAGTAGTTGTGTAATACAAAACATATTGTGTGTCTTATTTTACGAATTTATGTCTTGTGTCaaaattatgtgcctataaaacatatattatttacataaattagatttgaaaataaatatataacatgtatatGTCGTCTTGTATTGTGAGTTTTTATATATCACTGTTATAAAATCTTGTACCTTTGTGTTGATTCTAtatttagaataaattaaaatttgtggtGAAATATGATAAACTAGAAACTATAGAATCTGTTATAACttaaatattgttataatttagGTTAACAATGCTATATGAACCATGATCCAATTAGCGAACACTCCCTACAAAATAGCCGCAGCTTCCACCCAAAGCATTTGGTCCCCAATTCTGTTGTGATCGAACATCGAAGAAGTCCACTAGTCGTTCCCGACGAGCGCACGCAGTGAAGCTTCTAGAAAGCCGGCGACGACGTCAAAGAAATGGTCGGAGACGCAAAGAGACGACGCTCGATGAGGCTCCAAGCCGTACGCGACGAGCGCATAGGTAAGTACCGATTCTCATGCTATGGGTTTTGATCAGTACAGTGCACTTCTTTAGCGGATGGATTATAAGCCACACATACTTGCATGGTGTACGTGCCTAATGTATAGTAGGTGTTAGCTGGCACCGGTAGACCGCCGTTTCCAATCGTGTAAATTAGggctaatttattttttaatactatttatTCTGTTACAATGAATTATCTGTTCATACTTACTTACTTTCTGTTACAATAAATTATCTGCTCATACTTATTTTCTCATCGATCAGGGAATACTGGCCAGTATGAGTCCGTTATGGTAGGCTCAGGCTCAAGCTCGGACGATGATTTCGAAACATCTGCACAGGAGTTTGGTGACATGGCGGAGATGGGGCTCACACCGGAGGAGGAGGCCATGTATCCGACTATTAAGACACGTGGCACCACCAGGCAACTCTTGAGAGCAGTGACTAATCTCAAAGCACGGCAACGCCAGGCAGTGAGGGAAATCGGTTTTGGCCATCTTCTGAATTTGGGAATCAGGGAAACTCCACAACGGCTAGGCCACTGGTTGGTCACTAACTTCAATCCATCCGACCTGACATTGACGGTTCAAGGCGATAGAAAGATTCAGATTGGCAAGGAGGATGTTGCTGCGTGTCTTGGACTTCCCATGGGTGGAGTTCCAATCACCGTACGGGGGAAACGGGAGGTCGGTCCAATGCTGCGTGAGTGGAGGTGTAAATTAGGTTGTCCAGAAGGCAATATTACACCTACAGAGGTGTGTGATGCTTTACTGGGAGACGAAATCGGTGGTGATTGGTTTAAGCGCCATTTCTCCGTTATCGTGGCTACCACGCTAATTGAGAGCAACCAGAACGGGAATGCTAATCAGCAGATACTTCACATGCTCGATGATGTGGTGCAGATTGAGAATCTGGATTGGTGTGGTTACCTGCTTCAGTCCTTGGTGCACACCCATGCTGACTGGTTGCAGCATAAGGTCCAGAAATATACTGGACCCATAGTGTTCCTTACTGTAAGTTTTCTATGCACACAATCTGTTTGACACTTTGACATGCCTATAAAATCCTTCTAATTGATGTACTTATCTAAATTAATTTCCCATTATGCAGATCCTATACATGGATCGCGTGGTGTTTGGCAGCCGGGGTGTTCCTAGGTTTTATCCAGCACTGAGGGGATGGACCACTAAACTTCTGAATCACCGGCAACTCCAAGAGATAAAGGGTGGGGGATTTGGGATGGGCGACATTGACGTGCCGTTGAGGCCAGGTGCACCAACGGTGCTTGATGGTCTCTCACATCATGTACCAGGGCGTATGGACCAAGCTAGTGAGGAGCAGGTATTTCTGAAATTGTTCTTAGCCAGCCTTTACTGTTGAGTAATGCCCGTAGAGCATTGGTGTTTTGCTgtgtgttattgtatatttagCTGTGCATTGTGGCAGTATTGCTGCGCATTTTGTTAATGAATTGTTTTGATGTTTGTTTTTAAGGCATAAACATCATTGTGGACTCTGTTTTTTTTAGTATGTATAAGTCATGCTAAATTCTGCCTCCATCCCATATTTTCAGCCATTCCCACTAGGCTAAATCAAACTCTCTTTTCCCGGTTTTGggtttcaattaaaatatattctctATTCCTTTTTCTACTTTAACATAATATGGTTGGGTGCATGTGCGGGGTTTGTACTGAGCATTAGTGTTGGATCATGTCTATTTGTTAGTATTGTACTGTCCAAGTGCATCAATCTTGACGTGTTGGATCATGTCTATTTGTTAGTTTTTATGATTAGATATTGCTGTGGCGCTGTTGTGGCTGCTGTAGTTTAGCATTTCATTTGTTAATATGAGCTCGCACTGCTGGTTTTGCTTAAAAATTTGCAGCTGCAGTTACTTACGTTGTAATAGTTATGtataaacccaaaaaaatagaGAACCCAACCCCATTCTAATGGTTGGTAACCGTAACACTAATCGAGTGAAACCAGCATTGTTTtcgtttctttcttttttactaCAGTGCATTAGTGAGTTTTGAACCCTATTGCAGCCTAGTGTTTGGGATCTACCATGATGGGTTGTTAGCTTTAGTGTTTGTGcaattttgtgtgtttttgtgacaGAATAGCAGCGCATTTTGTGAGTGTATTGTTCTACTGTTTGCTGTTAAGGCAAAAACACTGTACACTGCACTGTATGTAGCTTTATTAGGTTTGTATAAGTCACGCTCTATTCTCCCCCCACTCCCATACTAACAGCCATTTTAACTACTTGGGCAAATCTAATACTGTTTTGAATCTGAGTTTTTGATATTATACTTTTACTAGTATAAAACCAGTAGAGTCCAGTTTCCAAGTGCATAATTTAGGGGCGCTAGGAATATAGTTAATAAACTTTAATCTTAACTGTGTAATTTAGGATTTCTATGCATTAGTTCATTGAGAAACCCATGTGCATCAATCTGTACATGTTGGATGGATCATGTCGGTTTCTTTGTTTAGCGTGGGGATACCGTAGTAGTGCATTTGTGGCATTATAGTAGTGCATTCTCATAGAGGATCCTCGCATGGTTGGTCCAATGCAAAGTATTTACTAGCTGCTGCGTTGTCTTTGGATATAATTGGTATatgtaaacataaatagaaacaCTCTATTCCTCATGCTAACAGTCTTTCACATTGCTCAGGACAACCCATCActatttttgtttgttatttggTATTAGTAATAATTTGGTTTTTGATTTGTcctttaataataaatactctCTCTATCCCATACTAACCGTGTCCAAGTTGGTCACAGAGTTTTATTGCTCGGTTAGTTGACAAAGTAAAAGCACTTGCTGCTGCTGTGGTGGAAATCGCAGAAATTGTGAGACATGCCCCCCCAGAGGTTACATTAGACGAGAGTTTCAAGCAAATGTTGGAGGTAGTGCATATACTGTTGGGGTTGAGGGAAGTTCCTCCAAGTGACAATGCCTTTTGGGCCAAACTAGAGAACCTCGAAGGGTCGGAGGTAATAAAGAAAGCTATTGAGATGAGGCAAGTCCTTAGAGACATGCCTAGTTTTAGCCCGGGTCTGACCCAAGACGTCAAGATGCCTGACTCAACAGACATCAAGGCCAACCTAGAGAACCTCGAAGGGTCGGAGGTAATAAACAAAGCTATTGAGATGAGGCAAGCCCTTAGAGACATGCCTAGTTTTAGCCCGGGTCTGACACAAGACGTCAAGATGCCTGACTCAACAGACATCAATGGGGACGTCAGGGAGTTCGCAACTGCTGCCACGACATTAGCGGCGTTGGACGAAGGACATCCTGCCGAGGAAAGCGTGGAGGAAGTATTGGCAGATGTTGAGGTGTGTGTGGCCCGAGACACCCAACTTGCTTAGTTTAAACACATAAAAATGTTTATTGTTTTCACCCTTTCTATTACGCACATTGCAGGTTTGTCCAACATCACCATTCCAATTCAAAGCTCAGCAGGAATCACCGCAGGACACCCCTGGCCCTGGTGTTATGACGCACACTAAATAGCCTGTCATCGTCTCCGTTAACTTCCTAGCACAGATATtgcatgacattaatagaattaatatcactt
It includes:
- the LOC116033255 gene encoding uncharacterized protein LOC116033255; the protein is MVGDAKRRRSMRLQAVRDERIGNTGQYESVMVGSGSSSDDDFETSAQEFGDMAEMGLTPEEEAMYPTIKTRGTTRQLLRAVTNLKARQRQAVREIGFGHLLNLGIRETPQRLGHWLVTNFNPSDLTLTVQGDRKIQIGKEDVAACLGLPMGGVPITVRGKREVGPMLREWRCKLGCPEGNITPTEVCDALLGDEIGGDWFKRHFSVIVATTLIESNQNGNANQQILHMLDDVVQIENLDWCGYLLQSLVHTHADWLQHKVQKYTGPIVFLTILYMDRVVFGSRGVPRFYPALRGWTTKLLNHRQLQEIKGGGFGMGDIDVPLRPGAPTVLDGLSHHVPGRMDQASEEQSFIARLVDKVKALAAAVVEIAEIVRHAPPEVTLDESFKQMLEVVHILLGLREVPPSDNAFWAKLENLEGSEVIKKAIEMRQVLRDMPSFSPGLTQDVKMPDSTDIKANLENLEGSEVINKAIEMRQALRDMPSFSPGLTQDVKMPDSTDINGDVREFATAATTLAALDEGHPAEESVEEVLADVEVCPTSPFQFKAQQESPQDTPGPGVMTHTK